From Myotis daubentonii chromosome 7, mMyoDau2.1, whole genome shotgun sequence, a single genomic window includes:
- the PDCD1 gene encoding programmed cell death protein 1 isoform X1, whose protein sequence is MGTPGVPWPLLWAVLQLGWRPGWLLETPKRPWSPLTFHPPQLTVAEGETATFTCSFSNTSEDFVLNWYRMSPSNQTDKLAAFPEDSGQEVRRDQRFRMTRLPNGRDFEMSVLTARRNDSGIYFCGAIYLPPKTQIHESLRAELTVTERAPEQPTEGPSPAPSPAGQLQGLVIGVTSVLVGVLLLLLLTWVLATRGGCACRSEDQPPKEGPSVGSVDYGELDFQRREKTPEPPAPCVPEQTEYATIVFPGRPGSPRRASADSPQGPQPLRLEDGHCSWPL, encoded by the exons ATGGGGACCCCGGGGGTGCCCTGGCCGCTCCTCTGGGCGGTGCTGCAGCTGGGCTGGCGGCCAGGCTGGCTCCTAG AGACTCCCAAAAGGCCTTGGAGTCCCCTCACCTTCCACCCGCCTCAGCTCACGGTGGCCGAGGGGGAGACCGCCACCTTCACCTGCAGCTTCTCCAACACGTCTGAGGACTTTGTGCTCAACTGGTACCGCATGAGCCCCAGCAACCAGACGGACAAGCTGGCCGCCTTCCCTGAGGACAGCGGGCAGGAAGTCCGCAGGGACCAGCGCTTCCGCATGACCCGGCTGCCCAACGGACGGGACTTCGAAATGAGTGTCCTCACTGCCCGGCGCAATGACAGCGGCATCTACTTCTGTGGGGCCATCTACCTGCCCCCCAAGACGCAGATCCATGAGAGCCTCCGGGCAGAGCTCACGGTGACAG AGAGAGCCCCGGAACAGCCCACGGAGGGCCCCAGCCCCGCACCCAGCCCCGCAGGTCAGCTACAGGGCCTGGTCATCGGTGTCACAAGCGTCCTGGTGGGCGTcctgctgcttctgctgctgACCTGGGTCCTGGCCACTCGAG GGGGCTGTGCCTGCCGGAGTGAGGACCAGCCTCCG AAGGAGGGCCCCTCCGTGGGATCTGTGGACTACGGGGAGCTGGACTTCCAGAGGCGGGAGAAGACcccggagccccccgccccctgtgtgCCGGAACAGACCGAGTACGCCACCATCGTCTTCCCCGGCAGGCCCGGCTCTCCCCGCAGGGCCTCTGCCGACAGCCCGCAGGGGCCCCAGCCCCTGAGACTTGAAGACGGACACTGCTCTTGGCCGCTCTGA
- the PDCD1 gene encoding programmed cell death protein 1 isoform X2, translated as MGTPGVPWPLLWAVLQLGWRPGWLLETPKRPWSPLTFHPPQLTVAEGETATFTCSFSNTSEDFVLNWYRMSPSNQTDKLAAFPEDSGQEVRRDQRFRMTRLPNGRDFEMSVLTARRNDSGIYFCGAIYLPPKTQIHESLRAELTVTERAPEQPTEGPSPAPSPAGQLQGLVIGVTSVLVGVLLLLLLTWVLATRGGCACRSEDQPPEGPSVGSVDYGELDFQRREKTPEPPAPCVPEQTEYATIVFPGRPGSPRRASADSPQGPQPLRLEDGHCSWPL; from the exons ATGGGGACCCCGGGGGTGCCCTGGCCGCTCCTCTGGGCGGTGCTGCAGCTGGGCTGGCGGCCAGGCTGGCTCCTAG AGACTCCCAAAAGGCCTTGGAGTCCCCTCACCTTCCACCCGCCTCAGCTCACGGTGGCCGAGGGGGAGACCGCCACCTTCACCTGCAGCTTCTCCAACACGTCTGAGGACTTTGTGCTCAACTGGTACCGCATGAGCCCCAGCAACCAGACGGACAAGCTGGCCGCCTTCCCTGAGGACAGCGGGCAGGAAGTCCGCAGGGACCAGCGCTTCCGCATGACCCGGCTGCCCAACGGACGGGACTTCGAAATGAGTGTCCTCACTGCCCGGCGCAATGACAGCGGCATCTACTTCTGTGGGGCCATCTACCTGCCCCCCAAGACGCAGATCCATGAGAGCCTCCGGGCAGAGCTCACGGTGACAG AGAGAGCCCCGGAACAGCCCACGGAGGGCCCCAGCCCCGCACCCAGCCCCGCAGGTCAGCTACAGGGCCTGGTCATCGGTGTCACAAGCGTCCTGGTGGGCGTcctgctgcttctgctgctgACCTGGGTCCTGGCCACTCGAG GGGGCTGTGCCTGCCGGAGTGAGGACCAGCCTCCG GAGGGCCCCTCCGTGGGATCTGTGGACTACGGGGAGCTGGACTTCCAGAGGCGGGAGAAGACcccggagccccccgccccctgtgtgCCGGAACAGACCGAGTACGCCACCATCGTCTTCCCCGGCAGGCCCGGCTCTCCCCGCAGGGCCTCTGCCGACAGCCCGCAGGGGCCCCAGCCCCTGAGACTTGAAGACGGACACTGCTCTTGGCCGCTCTGA
- the RTP5 gene encoding receptor-transporting protein 5, whose protein sequence is MDGMDVWVSTLAQLMAKRKPEDTWELVLEENLSSGHLDSGSYEYRLRGLSRLQCNRCQWGWSSAHVHILFHVRWDKDRHLGLVKMRIWAQACQLCPPDARGDCQVSLLNVRLFLNKLVLFVLQQCYQESISSDECPEVCFGDHCEACDLGVCFFQKPPDPAWGPETRSPSTVQAMPALGSGPVANCAWGFVLPSVSDPLSESSHFFSEDMDIITVPFTLVSVGRDKGSVGPGEGTPGEAGLQGLMIIDRGSADQPASLRALPTSMSILVNIKAPVLHGRDHLLRSIKSSQVRGFIFKGFGSLLGQDKGPGADPSSNSGPTGDATLPVAYVLGLTEKGEGSITFPLSLANIIQGPDSLPDLNGSLTFPFIITDQGKGGAECGHDPALSPGSSGSRGSLIIPFSAFSPIKLGGLQGSSHHRSGHCDRHRRRRARRPRARREEDFLEEEDGWCWPSFDPYEEVWVWMCMIFFVLWTLYLCTS, encoded by the exons ATGGACGGAATGGACGTGTGGGTCAGCACCTTAGCCCAGCTGATGGCCAAGAGGAAGCCAGAGGACACCTGGGAGCTGGTCCTTGAGGAGAACCTGTCCTCGGGGCATCTGGACAGTGGCAGTTACGAGTACCGGCTGAGGGGGCTTTCCAG gctcCAGTGCAACCGCTGCCAGTGGGGCTGGTCCTCTGCCCACGTGCACATCCTATTCCATGTGCGATGGGACAAGGACCGCCACCTGGGGCTGGTGAAGATGCGTATCTGGGCCCAGGCGTGCCAGCTGTGCCCGCCGGACGCCCGGGGAGACTGCCAGGTGAGCCTGCTGAACGTGCGGCTCTTCCTCAACAAGCTGGTCCTGTTCGTCCTGCAGCAGTGCTACCAGGAGAGCATCAGCTCCGACGAGTGCCCCGAGGTCTGCTTTGGGGACCACTGTGAAGCCTGCGACCTGGGTGTCTGCTTCTTCCAGAAGCCCCCAGACCCCGCCTGGGGGCCCGAGACCAGGAGCCCCAGCACCGTCCAGGCCatgccagccctgggcagcggccCTGTGGCCAATTGCGCCTGGGGCTTCGTCCTCCCCTCTGTGTCCGACCCCCTCTCTGAGAGCAGCCACTTCTTTAGCGAGGACATGGACATCATCACCGTGCCCTTCACCCTGGTGAGCGTGGGCAGGGACAAGGGCTCTGTTGGCCCTGGAGAGGGCACCCCCGGCGAGGCTGGTCTCCAGGGGCTGATGATCATCGACAGGGGCTCCGCCGACCAGCCTGCCAGTCTCAGGGCCTTGCCCACCAGCATGAGCATCCTGGTCAACATCAAGGCCCCCGTCCTCCACGGCAGAGACCACCTGCTCAGGAGCATCAAGTCCTCCCAGGTCAGAGGCTTCATCTTCAAGGGCTTTGGCTCCCTTTTGGGCCAAGACAAGGGCCCGGGCGCCGATCCCAGCAGCAACAGTGGACCCACTGGAGATGCCACCCTGCCCGTGGCCTATGTCTTGGGCCTCACAGAGAAGGGCGAGGGCTCCATCACCTTTCCCTTGTCCTTGGCCAACATCATCCAGGGCCCGGACTCCCTCCCTGACCTCAACGGCTCCCTGACTTTCCCTTTCATCATCACCGACCAGGGCAAGGGTGGGGCAGAGTGTGGCCACGACCCTGCCCTCAGCCCCGGCTCCTCGGGGAGCAGGGGTTCCCTCATCATCCCCTTCTCAGCCTTTAGTCCCATAAAGCTTGGAGGCctgcagggcagcagccaccacaggAGCGGGCACTGCGACAGGCACAGGCGCCGCCGGGCCCGGAGGCCTCGGGCCCGCAGGGAGGAGGACTTCTTGGAGGAGGAGGACGGCTGGTGCTGGCCGAGTTTCGACCCCTACGAAGAGGTCTGGGTCTGGATGTGCATGATCTTCTTCGTCCTCTGGACACTGTACCTGTGCACTTCTTGA
- the FAM240C gene encoding protein FAM240C, whose translation MSKSYTSKHPGRVVSDAEDLKVFWEKKIQHHARQLQREGERIRRSALDRLRGEWAQKLELRHRALQAPLEAAPRASGDKTAA comes from the exons ATGAGTAAAAGCTACACTTCAAAGCACCCAGGACGGGTGGTCTCCGACGCAGAGGATCTGAAGGTGTTCTGGGAGAAGAAAATCCAGCATCACGCACGGCAGCTGCAGAGAGAGGGCGAGCGGATCCGCAGGAGCGCCCTGGACAG GCTCCGTGGAGAATGGGCTCAGAAGCTGGAGCTGAGGCACAGGGCGCTGCAGGCTCCCCTGGAGGCCGCCCCGCGGGCCTCCGGAGACAAGACGGCAGCCTGA